The nucleotide sequence AGAAAAAAGCTCCACCTTCTATTCCGGTCAGCTCCATGGCCGATATCGCCTTTCTTCTTTTGGTATTCTTCATGGTGACTTCGGTCCTGGATACGGACCCCGATCTTCCCATCGCTCTTCCGGATGTACCCGGTGGAGAGCAGCTTAATAAAAAAATCGCAAATTTATATTTAAGCGCGGATAAGGAGAAGTCCATATACTTCAACCAAGTAAGGATGCCCTTGAATGAAGCGATCAATAATGTTCGTGCAAAACTTGCAACAACTCCGG is from Leptospira sp. WS58.C1 and encodes:
- a CDS encoding ExbD/TolR family protein; the protein is MALKKKKAPPSIPVSSMADIAFLLLVFFMVTSVLDTDPDLPIALPDVPGGEQLNKKIANLYLSADKEKSIYFNQVRMPLNEAINNVRAKLATTPDLKVLIHADKELDYADLDNVFELLKEAGALKISLVTKTTQGGGLK